In one window of Brenneria goodwinii DNA:
- the cspA gene encoding RNA chaperone/antiterminator CspA, translated as MSNKMTGLVKWFDAGKGFGFITPTDGSKDVFVHFSAIQGQGNDYKSLDEGQKVEFSVESGQKGPSAVNVSVI; from the coding sequence ATGTCTAATAAAATGACTGGATTGGTAAAATGGTTTGACGCTGGCAAAGGTTTTGGTTTCATTACCCCGACTGACGGCAGCAAAGACGTATTCGTTCACTTCTCTGCCATTCAAGGCCAGGGTAACGATTACAAAAGCTTGGACGAAGGCCAGAAGGTCGAGTTCAGTGTTGAAAGCGGCCAGAAAGGCCCATCAGCAGTGAACGTTAGTGTAATCTAA
- the lpxP gene encoding kdo(2)-lipid IV(A) palmitoleoyltransferase, translated as MKIKQKFTRTLLHPRYWLTWFSLGILFLLVQLPYPLLMKIGSSAGRFSRHFLKRRVAIARRNLELCFPDIPAGKREAMIVNNFSSLGMALVETGMAWFWSDRRVRHWFDVSGLENLQQACAKKHGVMAIGIHFMSLELGGRAMGLCQPMMAMYRPHNNKVMELVQTWGRSRSNKAMIDRKDLRGMVHALKSGETVWFAPDQDYGPKGSVFAPFFAVKNAATTNGTFTIGRLAKPSMITIVLIRKPEASGYKLVIQPELQDYPYHDEHAAACYMNKVIEKEIMRAPEQYLWLHRRFKTRPAGEVSLYV; from the coding sequence ATGAAAATTAAACAAAAATTTACCAGGACATTACTTCATCCGCGCTACTGGCTCACATGGTTTAGTCTGGGCATTCTATTCCTGCTGGTTCAATTGCCTTACCCGCTACTGATGAAAATCGGCAGTAGCGCCGGGCGTTTTTCCCGACATTTTCTAAAACGCCGGGTGGCTATTGCCCGGCGTAACCTTGAGCTGTGTTTTCCCGATATTCCCGCTGGAAAGCGTGAAGCGATGATCGTCAATAATTTTTCTTCCCTGGGGATGGCGCTGGTGGAAACCGGCATGGCCTGGTTCTGGTCGGATCGCCGTGTTCGTCACTGGTTTGATGTCTCGGGGCTGGAAAATTTGCAGCAGGCCTGCGCAAAAAAACATGGGGTGATGGCGATTGGCATTCACTTTATGTCGCTGGAGTTGGGCGGGCGGGCGATGGGACTGTGCCAACCGATGATGGCAATGTATCGCCCTCATAACAATAAAGTGATGGAACTGGTGCAAACCTGGGGACGTTCCCGTTCGAACAAGGCGATGATCGATCGTAAAGACCTGCGCGGTATGGTTCATGCCCTAAAAAGCGGCGAGACCGTATGGTTTGCCCCGGATCAGGATTACGGCCCGAAGGGCAGCGTATTTGCCCCGTTCTTTGCCGTAAAGAACGCCGCAACCACCAACGGCACTTTTACTATTGGTCGCTTGGCAAAGCCGTCAATGATTACCATCGTTTTGATCCGCAAGCCGGAGGCTTCCGGGTATAAGCTGGTGATTCAGCCTGAACTGCAGGATTACCCATATCACGACGAGCATGCCGCCGCCTGTTACATGAATAAAGTGATAGAAAAAGAAATTATGCGGGCGCCGGAACAGTATCTGTGGCTGCATCGCCGTTTCAAAACCCGCCCTGCTGGCGAAGTCTCTTTATATGTCTGA